The sequence TTGGACTGTTATGTGGAGAACATTGTGGAAAATAGTTCTGAATGGAGCTGATATTTAATCCTGTGGTCTCCCTCACTCTTCTACTAGTAGAAAAAGACATAATGGAGTTCAAACATTCAATTTTCTTAACAACAGAATGCAGATGTGCAGGATAAAGATGAAAATAGTGCACTAGATTAAGAGTAATTTGTTCTgctgaaatacaaaaaggaTAACCTAAGTTTGTGCAAAAGCGATTTAGCTCCTCCCACCTACAATTTTGCATATGTACATTTTTCCACTCCTCTCCAGGCCTGGTACGGTGGCTCTGCGTGAGATCCGTCGTTATCAGAAGTCCACTGAGCTGCTGATCCGCAAGCTGCCCTTCCAGCGCCTGGTGAGAGAAATCGCCCAGGACTTCAAGACTGATCTGCGTTTCCAGAGTGCAGCCATCGGAGCTCTGCAGGTCAGTAGCTCTCACcatgaaaaaattaaacaaataccaGGTTTCCTCATTCCAACTaaaaaatcaatgttttgaCTCTGCCATCTGCAGGAGGCCAGCGAGGCCTACCTGGTGGGTCTGTTTGAGGACACCAACCTGTGCGCCATCCACGCCAAGCGTGTCACCATCATGCCCAAAGACATCCAGCTGGCACGTCGTATCCGTGGGGAAcgtgcttaaaatgtttttttaaattgttatctGCTATCCTCTTCTCCCGTCACTCTTTCCATCCCTTTCCTCCCTCTATACTTAGTTAGTAGTATGGTTTGAggtcctatatatatatatatatatatatatatatatatgattgtGATAAACGTAAAATGTGTGATCATGTCTTCTTTGGTGCTACAGGTAGCAGTTTCCTTAGTGATATCTTCATGTATGTTTGAAACTTTAAATCACAGTTACACCATTCACTTCTAACTAGCTagcttacattacattacattaatgcATAGGGCGTTTTTGCAAGTCAAGAATAGTGCAAAATGAGCATAGGAAATAGCATTAAGGTTAAGACATTTTCTTCTTTAGAGAGACATATACATTGATATAATGggtcttctgtttttcttttttgaaatagtTTAGTTGTAAAAGTAGCCTAGTGAtttgtcctatttttttttttttacaataatggTGTATATCTACTGTTAGTGTTTAATGTATCACAATCCAAAAGTTTAATTCTGGTTGTCAGTTAGAAATGTCATTGTGCTATGATGACACTACATTTTTGGCAGAAGCGGCGTATATGTAGCAGACGTATGGTAATCGTATTTTGATTTTCAGCCACGTTATGTCCAGTtaatgttttgactttttgttccTCTCTCAGGTTgatatgaaaacctttttttttttttacctactgTGTTTTGGATTTGATAGGGTTTCAGTCATTTTTAGAAGCAAAATATTTGTA comes from Etheostoma spectabile isolate EspeVRDwgs_2016 chromosome 3, UIUC_Espe_1.0, whole genome shotgun sequence and encodes:
- the LOC116681421 gene encoding histone H3.3A, with protein sequence MARTKQTARKSTGGKAPRKQLATKAARKSAPSTGGVKKPHRYRPGTVALREIRRYQKSTELLIRKLPFQRLVREIAQDFKTDLRFQSAAIGALQEASEAYLVGLFEDTNLCAIHAKRVTIMPKDIQLARRIRGERA